A stretch of the Bdellovibrio sp. 22V genome encodes the following:
- the rsmI gene encoding 16S rRNA (cytidine(1402)-2'-O)-methyltransferase, protein MLYLVATPIGEVGEITLRALEVLKNCEVVICESTKEASKLLRAHGISGKTYEILDEHSKPEDKAALVPLCAEKNVALVTDCGTPGFCDPGADLVRLCRQKGIAVKSVLGASSLMGLLSLSGQRLDEFVFRGFLPAETEARGKALRELTKEKRAVIIMDTPYRLKKTLNDMKEHFPQRKFLLTLNLSQEDETILEGAIEKIISGLPFEKAEFMLLMYPA, encoded by the coding sequence ATGCTTTATCTTGTTGCGACTCCCATTGGGGAAGTGGGTGAAATCACTCTTCGCGCGTTGGAAGTTTTAAAAAACTGTGAAGTCGTTATTTGCGAGAGCACGAAGGAAGCCTCCAAACTTTTGCGCGCCCATGGCATTTCCGGAAAAACTTACGAAATTCTGGATGAACATTCCAAACCCGAAGACAAAGCCGCTTTGGTTCCTTTGTGCGCGGAAAAGAATGTCGCATTAGTGACCGATTGCGGAACACCAGGCTTCTGCGATCCCGGTGCAGACCTTGTACGTTTATGCCGTCAAAAAGGAATTGCCGTTAAATCCGTTCTGGGCGCTTCCTCTTTGATGGGTCTTCTTTCTTTAAGCGGCCAGCGTTTGGATGAGTTTGTCTTTCGCGGCTTTTTACCTGCGGAAACAGAAGCCCGCGGTAAAGCTCTGCGCGAACTCACGAAAGAAAAGCGCGCCGTGATTATTATGGATACACCCTATCGTTTGAAAAAAACCTTAAACGATATGAAAGAACATTTTCCGCAAAGAAAATTCTTATTAACCCTCAACTTGTCGCAAGAGGATGAAACCATCCTTGAAGGCGCCATTGAAAAAATCATCTCGGGACTGCCGTTTGAAAAAGCGGAGTTCATGCTCTTGATGTATCCCGCATAA
- a CDS encoding HAD family hydrolase — MARWPHMLERILAKIQTLHNEHKKSLVVFDLDSTLFDVSPRLERILLDFAASPYNKRKFPEQVALLKDIKTLRSDWGITGALQRAGLDGHHAEFQEAIRAYWLKNFFSSHYLQFDNPYEGAIEFVQAVDKAGAEIAYLTGRDVERMGVGSLEILQQWDFPLHEKAHLVLKPHRSMDDAQFKTDYFIEADKRGYEHIWFFENEPVNLRHLEQFCPHVEMIFFESTHAGKAEPPEDLPRIMNFLLNQKES; from the coding sequence ATGGCTAGATGGCCCCATATGCTAGAGCGTATCCTTGCAAAGATTCAAACCCTGCACAATGAACACAAAAAAAGTCTGGTTGTATTCGATTTGGATTCGACTCTTTTTGACGTTAGCCCGCGCTTGGAAAGAATTCTTCTCGACTTTGCAGCCTCCCCTTACAACAAAAGAAAATTTCCGGAACAAGTCGCTCTGTTGAAGGACATTAAGACCTTGCGTTCTGATTGGGGAATCACGGGCGCTTTGCAACGCGCAGGCTTGGACGGCCACCACGCCGAATTTCAAGAAGCCATCCGCGCATACTGGTTAAAAAACTTTTTTTCCAGCCACTATCTTCAGTTCGACAATCCTTATGAAGGCGCCATTGAGTTTGTTCAAGCCGTCGATAAAGCCGGAGCTGAAATCGCTTATCTTACCGGCCGAGACGTCGAACGCATGGGCGTGGGCTCGCTTGAAATTCTTCAGCAATGGGACTTTCCTTTGCATGAAAAAGCGCATCTCGTTTTAAAGCCTCATCGCAGTATGGATGATGCCCAATTCAAAACGGATTATTTTATCGAAGCTGATAAACGCGGCTATGAGCACATCTGGTTCTTTGAAAATGAACCCGTTAATCTTCGCCATCTTGAACAGTTCTGCCCGCACGTAGAAATGATCTTTTTTGAAAGCACTCATGCCGGCAAAGCTGAACCACCTGAAGATCTTCCGCGGATTATGAACTTCCTGCTTAACCAAAAGGAATCTTAA
- a CDS encoding phosphate/phosphite/phosphonate ABC transporter substrate-binding protein yields the protein MKRLLSTMVLLAAMFATGCQFKKDALGTKENPIKLHLVPAVDAKVLADNAEILKTYLEKHTPYKYQITIPQSFVAVVEAFGTKRADVAAINTYGYYLAHKQYGVEAKLTVIRYGLATYQSQFLTRADSKIKTLADLAGKKLAFVDPASTSGYLLPLKTLKDKKIEPKEIVFAMKHDSVVSMIYQGQVDAGATYYSPPQNGNIEDARRMVKTQYPDVEKKVRIIELSEPIPNDPIVFRKDMPEEMKEKIVSTLLEFVSTSEGQKSLDLMLGATNLKKASDADYDTVREMLKTLSPEGK from the coding sequence ATGAAAAGACTTCTCTCAACGATGGTCCTGTTAGCAGCTATGTTTGCGACGGGATGTCAGTTCAAAAAAGATGCTCTGGGAACGAAAGAAAATCCCATCAAGCTTCATCTTGTTCCTGCGGTGGATGCCAAAGTCCTCGCCGACAATGCCGAAATTCTAAAAACGTACTTAGAAAAACACACGCCTTACAAATACCAAATCACAATTCCACAGTCCTTTGTTGCAGTTGTAGAAGCGTTTGGCACTAAAAGGGCTGATGTCGCGGCGATAAATACCTACGGTTATTATCTTGCGCACAAGCAGTACGGTGTTGAAGCCAAGCTCACAGTTATACGTTACGGCCTTGCGACTTATCAGTCGCAGTTTCTTACTCGCGCCGACAGTAAAATAAAAACTTTGGCGGACCTTGCCGGCAAGAAATTAGCTTTTGTCGATCCCGCTTCAACATCGGGTTATCTTTTGCCGTTAAAAACTTTGAAGGATAAAAAGATCGAGCCTAAAGAAATCGTTTTCGCCATGAAACATGATTCCGTGGTCTCGATGATCTATCAGGGGCAAGTCGACGCCGGAGCTACTTACTACAGCCCTCCGCAGAATGGGAATATCGAAGATGCTCGTCGGATGGTGAAAACGCAGTACCCTGATGTGGAAAAGAAAGTGCGTATCATCGAGTTGTCAGAGCCGATTCCAAACGATCCTATCGTCTTTAGAAAAGACATGCCTGAAGAAATGAAAGAAAAAATCGTTTCAACCCTTCTGGAGTTTGTGAGTACATCCGAGGGCCAAAAATCCTTGGATCTGATGTTAGGGGCAACGAACTTAAAGAAAGCTTCTGACGCCGACTATGACACTGTCCGCGAAATGCTAAAGACTTTATCGCCCGAAGGGAAATAA
- the phnC gene encoding phosphonate ABC transporter ATP-binding protein: protein MADALLRVRNLTKTYANGVTALKNVSLEVHKGEFLVVIGLSGSGKSTLLRCLNRLHEPTSGEIFFEGREIGALQDKRAIRALRKKIAMIFQHFNLIPRQSVLKNVLMGVLAEKSTLQSILGLFSETEKKDALANLKLVGISEKASLRADQLSGGQKQRVAIARALTQKPTLLLADEPVSSLDPATCRVVMDYLRKINQELGITVIANLHFLSLVRMYATRVIALKDGEIVFTGRPEEITEEWFKRIYGEDAHAFSQNDL, encoded by the coding sequence GTGGCCGATGCGCTGTTGCGGGTTCGCAATTTAACTAAAACTTATGCCAATGGGGTCACGGCCCTGAAGAACGTCTCGCTCGAAGTGCATAAAGGCGAATTTTTGGTGGTGATCGGTCTGAGCGGATCGGGCAAGTCCACGTTGCTTCGCTGTTTAAATCGTCTGCACGAACCCACCTCTGGAGAGATTTTTTTTGAAGGCCGCGAAATCGGAGCTTTGCAAGATAAAAGGGCTATTCGCGCTCTTCGGAAAAAGATCGCGATGATTTTTCAACACTTCAATTTAATTCCCCGTCAAAGTGTTTTGAAAAATGTCTTGATGGGAGTCCTTGCGGAAAAATCGACGTTGCAAAGTATTTTGGGATTGTTTTCCGAAACGGAGAAGAAAGACGCTCTTGCCAATTTGAAACTGGTGGGCATTTCTGAAAAAGCCTCTTTAAGAGCCGATCAGCTTTCCGGCGGACAGAAACAAAGAGTCGCCATTGCGCGCGCATTAACTCAGAAACCGACCTTGCTTTTGGCCGACGAACCGGTGTCTTCCTTAGATCCCGCGACTTGTCGTGTGGTGATGGATTATTTGCGGAAGATCAATCAAGAACTCGGCATTACAGTGATCGCGAATCTGCATTTCTTGTCTTTGGTGCGCATGTATGCGACGCGCGTGATTGCGCTTAAAGACGGAGAAATCGTTTTCACGGGCCGACCGGAAGAAATCACCGAGGAGTGGTTCAAACGTATTTACGGAGAGGACGCCCATGCTTTTTCGCAGAACGATCTTTGA